A genomic stretch from Rhabdothermincola salaria includes:
- a CDS encoding DUF2309 domain-containing protein, with protein MSPAALAPPAPPVSDAVRARLRADISLAARVLPVSRPLADLVAVNPLGGFEDRDVPTAIEAARAWYGIVGHLGEPAYRAAYAAGRIDDTDLAVALRRWAPEIPWGTWLVPPETGPGHGSTLETVVLADLHHGEVVEVGGRTEASLAEAHDLRGGSEVAATVDAHVVRWCAAHLDRGQAAWSPIRGEPGLYRAWQQLVRHDRTLPRPVRRRLAAGPSRAEDAVLAAFEALDVAPSDQLSVLRAELTALPGWAAHLRWRSEAAGDAALVDYLALRLSLTAALVGDAGPPTPMTAVAEAARLERTPQDPVTRARHALHRLGVDPGALDPDGWELLVGALTHLSAPRRPWVWQTAYEAHYRDELLRSLTLANVAPPAVDVRPRAQVVCCIDVRSEGLRRHLEDDPQIDTLGFAGFFAVAIGWRAVSGGQPLANCPALIDPRHEVSEVVVGSHRVAEANRRRTAAWAGAADGVHEAATTPGSAFALAEAAGWITGPIAGLRTASPTGWEALRRGTRRSLAPTPPTAVDLVGGIPPADRVLTARAALTMMGLTSGFARLVVLCGHSSDTAANPYEASLRCGACGGHGGGPNARVLAAVLNDADTRQALRLHGIDLPDDTVVIAAEHDTTSDVVTVLDPHLVPSTHHDDVERVRRDLVRAGAALAAERCSQLPGAPDAGDGTTTEASRSVAARHVARRGADWSETFPEWGLAGNAAFVIGPRSLTRGLDLQRRVFLHSYDSRVDTDGTALETILTAPLVVAQWINCQYWLSSTDPEVFGAGTKTVHNPVGDVGVLSGRSGDLRLGLPLQSVAAGSRLVHEPLRLMAVVEAPLERIAGIVDRHPGLRDLLGGGWVTLVGRGGPGDPWHEWTPAGWRDWVAPTMVGEP; from the coding sequence ATGAGCCCCGCCGCCCTGGCCCCGCCTGCACCGCCCGTCTCCGACGCCGTCCGTGCCCGCCTGCGGGCCGACATCTCCCTCGCCGCCCGGGTGCTGCCCGTGTCGCGCCCCCTCGCCGACCTGGTGGCGGTGAACCCCCTCGGGGGCTTCGAGGACCGCGACGTGCCCACCGCCATCGAGGCGGCCCGGGCCTGGTACGGCATCGTCGGCCACCTCGGAGAACCGGCCTACCGCGCGGCCTACGCCGCCGGTCGCATCGACGACACGGACCTGGCCGTGGCCCTGCGGCGGTGGGCCCCCGAGATCCCCTGGGGGACCTGGCTGGTACCCCCCGAGACCGGACCCGGCCACGGTTCGACCCTCGAGACCGTGGTCCTCGCCGACCTCCACCACGGCGAGGTGGTCGAGGTGGGCGGTCGCACCGAGGCCAGCCTGGCCGAGGCCCACGACCTCCGTGGGGGATCGGAGGTGGCGGCCACCGTCGACGCCCACGTGGTGCGGTGGTGTGCCGCCCACCTCGACCGGGGGCAGGCGGCTTGGTCGCCCATCCGCGGCGAGCCCGGCCTCTACCGCGCCTGGCAGCAGCTCGTGCGCCACGACCGGACGCTGCCGCGGCCCGTCCGCCGTCGGTTGGCCGCAGGCCCGTCTCGGGCGGAGGACGCGGTGCTCGCCGCGTTCGAGGCGCTCGACGTCGCGCCGAGCGACCAGCTCTCGGTCCTGCGCGCCGAGCTCACCGCCCTCCCGGGCTGGGCCGCCCACCTGCGCTGGCGGTCCGAGGCCGCCGGGGATGCCGCCCTGGTGGACTACCTGGCCCTGCGGCTGTCGCTGACCGCCGCCCTCGTCGGCGACGCGGGGCCGCCCACCCCGATGACCGCCGTCGCGGAGGCGGCTCGGCTCGAGCGCACGCCTCAGGACCCGGTGACGAGGGCGCGCCACGCCCTGCACCGCCTCGGGGTCGACCCCGGTGCGCTCGACCCGGACGGGTGGGAGCTGCTGGTGGGGGCGCTGACCCACCTGTCCGCCCCCCGTCGTCCGTGGGTGTGGCAGACCGCCTACGAGGCCCACTACCGCGACGAGCTGCTCCGGTCCCTCACCCTCGCGAACGTCGCGCCGCCCGCCGTCGACGTGCGGCCGCGCGCCCAGGTGGTGTGCTGCATCGACGTGCGCTCCGAGGGCCTGCGTCGCCACCTCGAGGACGATCCGCAGATCGACACCCTCGGCTTCGCCGGCTTCTTCGCCGTGGCCATCGGTTGGCGGGCGGTGTCGGGCGGCCAGCCCCTGGCCAACTGCCCGGCGCTCATCGACCCGCGTCACGAGGTGTCCGAGGTGGTCGTGGGCTCGCATCGGGTGGCCGAGGCCAACCGCCGCCGCACCGCGGCGTGGGCCGGCGCCGCCGACGGCGTCCACGAGGCCGCGACCACACCCGGGTCCGCGTTCGCGCTCGCCGAGGCGGCCGGCTGGATCACCGGACCGATCGCCGGTCTGCGGACCGCGTCGCCGACGGGCTGGGAGGCCCTGCGGCGGGGCACCCGCCGTTCTCTCGCCCCGACCCCTCCCACCGCCGTCGACCTCGTCGGGGGGATCCCCCCGGCCGATCGGGTGCTCACCGCCCGCGCCGCGCTCACCATGATGGGGCTGACCTCGGGCTTCGCCCGCCTCGTCGTGCTCTGCGGACACAGCAGCGACACCGCCGCCAACCCCTACGAGGCATCCTTGCGCTGCGGGGCCTGCGGCGGCCATGGCGGTGGACCCAACGCCCGGGTCCTGGCCGCGGTGTTGAACGACGCCGACACCCGCCAGGCGTTGCGCCTCCACGGCATCGACCTGCCCGACGACACGGTGGTGATCGCCGCCGAGCACGACACCACCTCCGACGTGGTCACCGTGCTCGATCCCCACCTCGTCCCGTCCACCCACCACGACGATGTCGAACGGGTGCGGCGCGACCTCGTGCGGGCCGGCGCCGCGCTGGCGGCCGAGCGCTGCTCCCAGCTGCCGGGGGCCCCCGACGCGGGCGACGGCACGACCACCGAGGCGTCGCGCTCGGTGGCGGCCCGCCACGTGGCCCGTCGCGGAGCGGACTGGAGCGAGACCTTCCCCGAGTGGGGGCTCGCCGGCAACGCCGCGTTCGTGATCGGGCCCCGGTCGCTCACCCGGGGCCTCGACCTGCAGCGGCGGGTGTTCCTCCACTCCTACGACTCGAGGGTCGACACCGACGGCACCGCCCTCGAGACGATCCTCACCGCCCCCTTGGTGGTGGCCCAGTGGATCAACTGCCAGTACTGGCTCTCGTCGACCGACCCCGAGGTCTTCGGCGCCGGCACCAAGACGGTGCACAACCCGGTCGGCGACGTGGGCGTGCTGTCGGGCCGGAGCGGTGACCTGCGCCTCGGGCTTCCCCTCCAGTCGGTGGCCGCAGGGTCGAGACTGGTGCACGAACCGCTCCGGCTGATGGCCGTGGTCGAGGCCCCGTTGGAGAGGATCGCAGGGATCGTGGACCGCCATCCGGGGCTGCGCGACCTCCTCGGAGGCGGCTGGGTGACCCTGGTCGGGCGGGGAGGTCCGGGCGACCCCTGGCACGAGTGGACCCCAGCGGGCTGGCGCGACTGGGTGGCGCCGACCATGGTGGGGGAGCCGTGA
- a CDS encoding proton-conducting transporter membrane subunit, with amino-acid sequence MLSTWSTASRPASASGPSPDRSERLARLALRATLGALVGALALVGASLGGGRPTLALGPEAAPWLAVSADRLAVLLLVLVIGVSATVQGYALRYLRTEPWRDRFVGLTVTLTASSMVLVAAATPATLALAWVVSGAAVVGLVGLRRDDPSVAADLRLVRWGVGLGDVSLVVAVVAVLGVAGSFDLRDPGAVAAAASELGGWATPVALLVVVAALSRCAQMPLPGWLPLTVGAPTPVSALLHAGVVNGGGLLLIVVAPLLSAATGAWALVALAAGATAVWSVLTMSVSADVKGELARSTSAQMGFMLVTVAAGLPAAAVVHLVGHGLYKSARFLGSGAVVHEATHQRTLPPPTTLRAPTVAVLALLALAPGLVLATAVGALGWGAAEAALLVFAWAAIVAGTAGWARRRGDAAGWAWALVGSTAAALAYVGLVHTVKTFLGPIGATTPAGPGAWALVGLAVALLAVVGIRAGLPGTAGLADRLYVWALGSTHRPAPSRPTRSRANTELLRIGSPSATAPASGPTPAPLEVTR; translated from the coding sequence ATGTTGTCGACGTGGTCCACTGCATCCCGCCCGGCCTCCGCGTCGGGACCCTCCCCCGACCGGAGCGAACGGCTCGCCCGGCTCGCCCTCCGGGCCACGTTGGGTGCCCTGGTCGGCGCCCTGGCTCTCGTCGGTGCCAGCCTGGGTGGCGGCCGCCCCACGCTGGCCCTGGGGCCCGAGGCGGCGCCCTGGTTGGCGGTGTCTGCCGACCGGTTGGCGGTGCTGCTCCTCGTCCTCGTCATCGGGGTGAGCGCCACGGTGCAGGGCTACGCCCTGCGCTACCTGCGCACCGAACCGTGGCGGGACCGGTTCGTCGGCCTCACCGTCACCCTCACGGCCTCGTCGATGGTGCTCGTCGCCGCCGCCACCCCCGCCACCCTGGCCCTGGCCTGGGTGGTCTCCGGAGCGGCGGTGGTCGGCCTCGTCGGCCTCCGGCGCGACGACCCGAGCGTGGCCGCCGACCTCCGGCTGGTGCGCTGGGGAGTGGGTCTCGGCGACGTGTCACTGGTCGTCGCCGTGGTGGCGGTGCTGGGGGTGGCCGGGAGCTTCGATCTCCGCGACCCCGGCGCAGTGGCGGCCGCGGCGTCCGAACTGGGTGGGTGGGCGACGCCAGTGGCCCTCTTGGTGGTCGTCGCCGCCCTGTCGCGCTGCGCCCAGATGCCGCTCCCGGGCTGGCTGCCCCTCACCGTCGGGGCACCCACCCCGGTCTCGGCGCTGTTGCACGCCGGCGTCGTCAACGGTGGCGGGCTGCTGTTGATCGTGGTCGCCCCCCTCCTCTCGGCCGCCACCGGGGCCTGGGCGCTCGTGGCCCTGGCCGCCGGGGCCACGGCCGTGTGGTCGGTGCTCACGATGTCGGTGAGCGCCGACGTGAAGGGTGAGCTGGCCCGCTCCACCTCGGCCCAGATGGGCTTCATGCTGGTCACCGTGGCCGCCGGCCTCCCCGCCGCCGCGGTCGTCCACCTCGTCGGGCACGGCCTGTACAAGTCCGCCCGCTTCCTGGGCTCGGGTGCTGTGGTGCACGAGGCCACCCACCAGCGGACGCTGCCCCCGCCCACCACCCTGCGGGCACCGACCGTCGCGGTGCTCGCCCTCCTGGCGCTGGCGCCGGGGCTGGTCCTCGCCACCGCCGTGGGCGCCCTCGGCTGGGGTGCCGCCGAGGCCGCCCTGTTGGTGTTCGCCTGGGCGGCCATCGTCGCCGGCACCGCCGGGTGGGCTCGGCGCCGGGGCGACGCCGCCGGATGGGCCTGGGCGCTCGTCGGCAGCACGGCCGCCGCGCTCGCCTACGTCGGCCTGGTGCACACGGTGAAGACCTTCCTCGGACCGATCGGCGCCACGACGCCCGCGGGACCGGGAGCCTGGGCTCTCGTGGGCCTGGCCGTGGCGCTGCTCGCCGTCGTGGGCATCCGCGCCGGGCTCCCGGGCACGGCCGGGCTGGCCGACCGCCTCTACGTGTGGGCCCTCGGGTCCACCCACCGGCCGGCCCCCTCCCGACCGACCCGCTCGCGCGCCAACACAGAGCTGCTCCGCATCGGCTCGCCGAGCGCCACCGCCCCTGCCTCCGGTCCCACCCCCGCTCCCCTCGAGGTCACACGATGA
- a CDS encoding universal stress protein encodes MSDAPPPPAGPPLRRPVAVAVDGSEGSRIALRWAAATATATGTKLRVLRSWEYPSSLPLPFADLNPKAPETIDDEILEELRGFVDETLGDTHGAELSVLRGPAAAAILGAVDERRPSMLVVGSRGLGGFRGLLLGSVSRRCLEYASCTVVVVPEGTTPAAGLHHLVVGLDGSDASGLALRWARDVAVASGAALTALHVFSPPFAEIPPQVVAELRQEADQQVQRAMDRAAVAPDLVTVEGDPRDALMGSARERQADLVVVGATGGGSVKHLLGAVSAHLAAHTPLPLAVVRTDLDD; translated from the coding sequence ATGAGCGATGCACCTCCACCTCCGGCCGGTCCTCCTCTTCGCCGCCCGGTGGCCGTGGCCGTCGACGGATCCGAAGGATCCCGGATCGCCCTTCGCTGGGCGGCGGCCACGGCGACCGCGACGGGCACGAAGCTGCGGGTCCTGCGTTCCTGGGAGTACCCCTCCTCGCTGCCCCTCCCCTTCGCCGACCTCAACCCCAAGGCACCCGAGACGATCGACGACGAGATCCTCGAGGAGCTGAGGGGCTTCGTCGACGAGACCTTGGGCGACACCCACGGTGCCGAGCTCTCGGTGCTGCGAGGGCCCGCCGCGGCTGCCATCCTCGGCGCGGTCGACGAGCGTCGGCCGTCCATGCTGGTCGTGGGCTCGCGCGGGCTCGGAGGCTTCCGCGGGCTCCTGCTCGGCTCGGTGAGCCGGAGGTGCCTCGAGTATGCGTCGTGCACCGTCGTGGTGGTTCCCGAGGGCACCACCCCCGCCGCCGGACTGCATCACCTGGTCGTCGGTCTCGACGGATCCGACGCCTCCGGCCTGGCTCTGCGATGGGCGCGCGACGTCGCCGTCGCCAGCGGGGCCGCCCTCACCGCCCTCCACGTGTTCTCGCCGCCCTTCGCCGAGATACCACCCCAGGTCGTCGCCGAGCTCCGTCAGGAAGCTGACCAGCAGGTCCAGCGGGCCATGGACCGCGCGGCCGTCGCCCCCGACCTCGTCACCGTCGAGGGTGATCCCCGTGACGCGCTGATGGGTTCTGCCCGGGAGCGTCAGGCGGATCTCGTCGTCGTCGGCGCCACCGGCGGCGGCTCGGTCAAGCACCTCCTCGGTGCGGTCTCTGCCCACCTGGCGGCCCACACGCCCCTCCCGCTGGCCGTGGTGCGCACCGACCTGGACGACTGA
- a CDS encoding ferredoxin reductase family protein, with protein sequence MNRRARLWVSALAYGALTLVPLFVVHLGSIPRERGFWIEFGVALGFVGLAMLGLQSILTARFPRISGSLGQDALLQFHRQAGLVAFGLILAHPVILLASNSAYWAFLDPTKGFLRAFFLWIVLAALPTIIVTALWRDRLKLPYEWWRLGHGALAMLIVLIGLVHITRVAYYLESGWKQALWVGIGAASIGSVLYVRALKPLRIRRHPHRVDEVEEIADGTWELSLSAESGRTVRFRAGQFGFLTIAATPFDLEQHPFSFASSARDTAGVRFAIKELGDFTAGIGDVEVGSRAWVDGPYGSMGLHDQRPPGVGLVAGGIGITPIISVLRTLRDEGATHPVVVIYANQRTTDIAYRRELDDLASQLDLTVVHVLADPDASWDGERGLVDAALLDRHLPADRRARWRYLVCGPPPMMEAAETALTDLGIPLDHIESERFDLGAAASVGRRAVGIRRMVVGLSAVVVAGAALWAAV encoded by the coding sequence ATGAACCGCCGGGCACGCCTCTGGGTGAGCGCCCTCGCCTACGGGGCGCTCACCCTGGTCCCGCTCTTCGTGGTACACCTCGGATCCATCCCTCGGGAGCGTGGCTTCTGGATCGAGTTCGGTGTCGCCCTCGGCTTCGTGGGGCTCGCCATGCTCGGGCTCCAGTCGATCCTCACGGCGCGCTTCCCGCGCATCTCGGGCTCCCTCGGACAGGACGCACTCCTGCAGTTCCACCGCCAGGCCGGGCTCGTCGCGTTCGGCCTCATCCTGGCCCACCCGGTGATCCTCCTGGCGTCGAACTCCGCCTACTGGGCGTTCCTCGATCCCACGAAGGGGTTCCTGCGGGCGTTCTTCCTCTGGATCGTTTTGGCCGCCCTTCCGACCATCATCGTGACGGCCCTGTGGCGCGACCGGCTCAAGCTTCCCTACGAATGGTGGCGGCTCGGCCACGGCGCCCTCGCCATGCTCATCGTCCTCATCGGTCTGGTCCACATCACCAGGGTCGCCTACTACCTCGAGAGTGGATGGAAGCAGGCCCTGTGGGTCGGCATCGGAGCAGCATCCATCGGAAGCGTCCTGTACGTCCGCGCGCTCAAGCCGCTCCGCATACGCCGCCATCCCCACCGCGTCGACGAGGTCGAGGAGATCGCCGACGGGACCTGGGAGCTCTCGCTCTCAGCCGAGAGCGGCCGCACCGTTCGCTTCAGGGCCGGCCAGTTCGGCTTCCTCACCATCGCCGCCACCCCTTTCGACCTCGAACAGCACCCGTTCTCGTTCGCGTCCAGCGCCCGCGACACCGCTGGCGTGAGGTTCGCCATCAAGGAGCTCGGCGACTTCACCGCTGGCATCGGAGACGTGGAGGTGGGGTCACGGGCCTGGGTCGACGGGCCCTACGGATCGATGGGGCTGCACGACCAGCGCCCGCCAGGCGTCGGACTGGTCGCCGGAGGCATCGGGATCACCCCGATCATCAGTGTCCTGCGAACCCTTCGCGACGAGGGTGCCACCCACCCAGTCGTGGTGATCTATGCCAACCAGCGCACCACGGACATCGCCTACCGTCGCGAGCTCGACGACTTGGCGAGCCAGCTCGATCTCACCGTCGTCCATGTCCTGGCCGACCCCGACGCCTCCTGGGACGGTGAGCGAGGGCTGGTGGATGCCGCCCTGTTGGATCGTCACCTTCCCGCTGACCGTCGAGCGCGGTGGCGCTACCTCGTGTGCGGCCCGCCCCCCATGATGGAAGCCGCCGAAACCGCGCTCACCGACCTCGGGATACCCCTGGACCACATCGAGTCAGAGCGCTTCGACCTCGGAGCAGCGGCGTCGGTGGGCCGCCGAGCTGTCGGGATCCGCCGGATGGTGGTGGGTCTCAGCGCCGTGGTGGTGGCGGGCGCCGCCCTCTGGGCGGCGGTCTGA
- a CDS encoding VOC family protein, whose amino-acid sequence MTGVPAGGVEGLDHVAITVADVDVTLDWYERVLGAERLYDDLRRSGVIPVALLQLGGSRLSVHAVAAPAAPHAVRPVAGSADLCFRCRGPVESILAGLAAARVEVVEGPVDRPASNGVMGRSVYLRDPDGNLIELLTTASAPP is encoded by the coding sequence ATGACCGGCGTTCCCGCGGGCGGCGTCGAGGGACTCGACCACGTGGCCATCACCGTGGCCGACGTCGACGTCACGCTGGACTGGTACGAACGGGTGCTCGGCGCCGAGCGCCTGTACGACGACCTCCGCCGTTCCGGCGTGATCCCGGTGGCGCTGTTGCAGCTGGGCGGGTCGCGCCTCAGCGTGCACGCCGTCGCCGCTCCCGCTGCGCCCCACGCCGTTCGACCCGTGGCCGGCTCGGCCGACCTGTGCTTCCGGTGTCGGGGCCCGGTCGAGTCGATCCTCGCCGGGTTGGCGGCCGCCCGAGTCGAGGTCGTTGAGGGGCCGGTGGACCGCCCCGCCTCGAACGGTGTCATGGGCCGGTCGGTCTACCTCCGCGACCCCGACGGGAACCTGATCGAGCTCTTGACCACGGCGTCGGCGCCGCCGTGA
- a CDS encoding alpha/beta fold hydrolase — translation MPDHRDAAVRFEFPGVDGINLVGDRRGPTAGPPVVLLHGGGQTRHSWGGTARAVAEAGWPAITLDARGHGESDWSENGDYRLSSFGADVAAFVATLDASPVLIGASLGGLTSMLLAGEMVPGVARGVVLVDIIPDMEQAGADRIQAFMAEHARTGFDSLDDVADAIAAYNPHRPRPTDLSGLAKNVREREGRFYWHWDPAFVGGTADLPPTEIGDVERLHRAVATLVDTTPVMLVRGRVSDLVSETRAREFCARFPTVEYVDVAGAGHMVAGDRNDAFTRAVLDFLERHAR, via the coding sequence ATGCCGGACCACCGCGATGCCGCCGTTCGTTTCGAGTTCCCGGGAGTCGACGGCATCAACCTCGTCGGTGACCGCCGCGGCCCGACCGCCGGGCCACCGGTCGTGCTGCTCCACGGCGGCGGGCAGACCCGCCACTCCTGGGGCGGGACGGCCCGTGCCGTCGCCGAGGCCGGCTGGCCGGCCATCACCCTCGACGCTCGCGGCCACGGCGAGTCCGACTGGTCCGAGAACGGGGACTACCGGCTCTCCAGCTTCGGCGCCGACGTGGCCGCGTTCGTCGCCACCCTCGACGCCTCGCCGGTGCTCATCGGCGCTTCGCTCGGAGGGCTCACCTCCATGTTGCTGGCCGGCGAGATGGTCCCCGGCGTCGCCCGCGGCGTGGTCCTCGTCGACATCATCCCCGACATGGAGCAGGCCGGCGCCGACCGCATCCAGGCCTTCATGGCCGAGCACGCCCGCACCGGCTTCGACTCCCTCGACGACGTGGCCGATGCCATCGCCGCCTACAACCCGCACCGTCCCCGTCCCACCGACCTGTCGGGGTTGGCCAAGAACGTGCGCGAGCGCGAGGGGCGCTTCTACTGGCACTGGGACCCCGCCTTCGTGGGCGGCACCGCCGATCTGCCACCCACCGAGATCGGCGACGTCGAACGTCTGCACCGGGCGGTGGCGACGCTGGTCGACACCACACCGGTGATGCTGGTGCGAGGCCGGGTGAGCGACCTGGTCAGCGAGACGCGGGCCCGGGAGTTCTGCGCGCGGTTCCCGACCGTGGAGTACGTCGACGTCGCCGGCGCCGGGCACATGGTGGCCGGCGACCGCAACGACGCCTTCACGAGGGCGGTCCTCGACTTCCTGGAGCGCCACGCCCGCTGA
- a CDS encoding trypsin-like peptidase domain-containing protein, whose translation MTAVACGGGGGSGAVGSVDDVESATIRITTEGSLRDPEVGFATETGTGSGFFIDDQGLAVTNNHVVTGAGTLEVFIGDDDSQGYNAQVVGVSECNDLALIQVDVEESTPYLEWYDEEISTGLDVYAAGFPLGDPEFTLTRGIVAKAQADGDLTGTSSIDRTIEHDANIQPGNSGGPLVDESGKVVAVNYAGGAVTDTAQFFAIAADLATEVVDQLQEGDMESIGVNGWSVDDEETGLTGIWVAGVAPGSPAATAALLPGDIITSLNGVPMGEDGTFRAYCDVLRTAGGGAIAVEALRFDSEEVLRGEINGSKALEAAYSFAREVEEEAQLSEGASYTSYVTITDDTGTLTVDVPTEWADVLTSPLTADDGGPIPVVAASPDLQSFETSYSTPGMVFVAGETLVSPGEALAEFAPAPGECVDAGVSEYADDRFSGLFQIWDQCGPNGAAFVVLVTEAAEFPGFTFVVAVQAVTEADLGVIDEVFATFNVVG comes from the coding sequence ATGACGGCCGTCGCCTGCGGTGGAGGGGGTGGCTCGGGCGCCGTGGGGTCGGTCGACGACGTGGAGTCGGCCACCATCCGGATCACGACCGAAGGTTCCCTGCGGGACCCGGAGGTGGGGTTCGCCACCGAGACCGGTACCGGCAGCGGCTTCTTCATCGACGATCAGGGCCTGGCGGTGACCAACAACCACGTGGTCACCGGGGCCGGAACCCTCGAGGTCTTCATCGGCGACGACGACAGCCAGGGCTACAACGCCCAGGTGGTCGGTGTGTCCGAGTGCAACGACCTGGCTCTCATCCAGGTCGACGTGGAGGAGTCCACCCCCTACCTGGAGTGGTACGACGAGGAGATCAGCACCGGGCTCGACGTCTACGCCGCCGGGTTCCCCCTCGGTGACCCCGAGTTCACCCTCACCCGGGGGATCGTGGCCAAGGCCCAAGCTGACGGCGACCTCACCGGCACCTCGTCGATCGACCGCACCATCGAGCACGACGCCAACATCCAGCCGGGCAACTCCGGTGGACCGCTGGTGGACGAGTCCGGCAAGGTCGTGGCGGTGAACTACGCCGGCGGCGCGGTCACCGACACCGCCCAGTTCTTCGCCATCGCGGCCGACCTGGCGACCGAGGTGGTCGACCAGCTCCAGGAGGGCGACATGGAGTCCATCGGCGTCAACGGTTGGTCCGTCGACGACGAGGAGACCGGGTTGACCGGCATCTGGGTGGCCGGGGTGGCCCCCGGTTCGCCGGCCGCGACGGCGGCGCTGCTGCCCGGCGACATCATCACGTCGCTCAACGGCGTGCCCATGGGCGAGGACGGCACCTTCCGTGCCTACTGCGACGTGCTGCGCACCGCCGGCGGCGGGGCCATCGCCGTCGAGGCGCTGCGCTTCGACAGCGAGGAGGTCCTGCGGGGTGAGATCAACGGTTCGAAGGCACTCGAGGCCGCCTACAGCTTTGCTCGGGAGGTGGAGGAGGAGGCCCAGCTGTCCGAGGGCGCGTCCTACACGTCCTACGTCACCATCACCGACGACACGGGCACGCTCACCGTCGACGTGCCCACCGAGTGGGCCGACGTGCTCACCTCCCCGCTCACCGCCGACGACGGCGGGCCGATCCCGGTGGTGGCGGCCTCGCCCGACCTCCAGAGCTTCGAGACCTCCTACAGCACCCCGGGGATGGTGTTCGTGGCCGGCGAGACGCTCGTCAGCCCCGGAGAGGCGCTGGCGGAGTTCGCTCCTGCCCCGGGCGAGTGCGTGGACGCCGGTGTCTCCGAGTACGCCGACGACCGCTTCAGCGGTCTGTTCCAGATCTGGGATCAGTGCGGACCCAACGGGGCGGCGTTCGTGGTGCTCGTCACCGAGGCCGCCGAGTTCCCGGGCTTCACCTTCGTGGTCGCCGTGCAGGCGGTGACCGAGGCAGACCTCGGCGTGATCGACGAGGTGTTCGCCACGTTCAACGTCGTCGGGTGA
- a CDS encoding flavin reductase family protein has translation MALDDELLNRVTWKIPNALALVGSRAGDERNAMTTSWITQLAMEPVLIGIGVDNAAVTHRLITDGGSFTVNLWDADDTRVFVKFSKPAADEGDTLNGRAVRSASTGAPVFEEAIAWVDCEVRHTLDLGSHTLFVGEVVDAGIDDDERRAASMADTRMKYGGVKRH, from the coding sequence ATGGCCCTCGACGACGAGCTGCTCAACCGTGTCACCTGGAAGATCCCCAACGCGCTGGCGCTCGTGGGCTCCCGAGCGGGTGACGAGCGCAACGCCATGACCACCAGCTGGATCACCCAGCTGGCCATGGAGCCCGTGCTCATCGGCATCGGCGTCGACAACGCCGCGGTCACCCATCGGTTGATCACCGACGGCGGATCGTTCACGGTCAACCTCTGGGACGCCGACGACACGCGGGTGTTCGTGAAGTTCTCCAAACCGGCCGCCGACGAGGGCGACACCCTCAACGGCCGCGCCGTGCGCTCGGCCAGCACCGGCGCCCCGGTGTTCGAGGAGGCGATCGCCTGGGTCGACTGCGAGGTGCGCCACACCCTCGATCTCGGGAGCCACACCCTGTTCGTGGGCGAGGTGGTCGACGCCGGCATCGACGACGACGAGCGTCGAGCCGCGTCCATGGCCGACACCCGCATGAAGTACGGCGGCGTGAAACGTCACTGA